The nucleotide window GACGGTGAAACAGTTGTTGTCCAAGAAAAGACAGGCTCTTTAAGTTTTGGCGCACAGATTGCTTCTCCAAAAGGAAACAGAGATGAAAGACTAATAAGCATTGCGAATCGAAGCAGTAAAACGAAGGCATTTGATATTAAAGTTGAATATCAAAAAGGAGCTGCAGGACTAAAGGATGGGGCTAAAAACGGTGTAGCGCTTCAGGTTCCAAAAACATTTTCTATCCCGAGCAACAATTCGAAAGCAATTCGTGCAGAGCTTTTCATTCCAGCTGAAGCAGAAATGGGCATGTACGGTGGGTATGTGTATTTGACAAACAAGCAAGATCCAAATGAAGTGTATCAAATACCATTCGGCTTCAAAAAAATGAAGGAGGGAGTTGAAAATGTCACGGCACATTTTAAATCCTTCACAACACGAAGAGATATGAATACAGGTTACATGGGATATACACCAATCACTTTCTCTTTAAGTAGCCCAATGAAGGCAGTTGACATTGTCTTGAAAAATGCAGATACAGGAGAAGCAATGGGGATTATTGAAGCTGGAACAGGTTCCTTTAACGAGGATATTGAGTATGGAATGGAATTTGGTTTTGTGGGCCTATATTTTCCGTTCACAGGAAATCCGAAGCAGCCGGTGGGTTACTCCAAAGTACTTGCGCCTCCAGGAAGGTATGAGGTAGAGATTGTTGCTACTAATCAGCAAGGAAAAACGTTTAAGAAATCGGATAGCTTCTTTATTGAAAATACCATTCCCGACATAAAAATGAAGCAACCGGGCGGTATATATGAAGTTGATGAGAAAGGGCTGCAGGTAGACGGAAGCGTCTTTGATTCGCATATTGAAATGATGAACAAGTATGGTTTCAACTTTAACCAATCCAAAAATATGGTCAATGTACTTAATAGTGGTGCAAGACCATTAGCACTGCCACTTGATGAAAATGGAAACTTTACATTTCAGACTACATTAAACGCAGGACAAGACAGTAAGCGTACAACGTTACAGGTATTGGATTATTCAGTGAATGGTATTCAGGACCATCCGGATTTCACATATACACTGGTAAAAAAAGGTATTCCTTACGCTAAAATCACACCAAATAAGCATGATGCGAAGTACGGAGATGCAGTGACATTGACACTGTCTATGGAAAATATCAAGGATGTGTTGGGCGGGGATTTTACATTGATGTATCCGAAAGACACATTTGATTTACAAGATGTGAAGCTTCACGATGCATTCGTACAAACTGCACAGGCAAACAACATGCAGACACAATTGATTAGAGAGGACGCTGGGGTCTCTGGAGGCAACGCGTTGGTGCGTGTAGGAGCGCTTTTGCAGGGAACACCATCGCAGTCATTACCGGAGGACTTGCCAATTGTGGATGTAACTTTGAAAGTGAAAGATCACCCACAGTCTTACATCAAATGGATATCCAATATCCAATTCAAATCCGCAAAAGCATCAGTTTGGAATCAAAGCATTGTAGATGTAAAAGGATTTGCGCAAGGCATCAACATCATCCCGACAGTATCGCAGCTTGAAGGTGGATTCCTGCCGGATGGCTTTATGAAGAATGCATGGCTAGATTATGGGAGAGACCATTCGAAAATAGGTGCACAGGTATATGCAATCGGACCGGATGGAACTCGCTACGATGCGGAAGTTAACAGCGGAGCTAGATATTTCTTTAAAAATCTTCCGTTAACGAATGAAGCATTTAAAGTCATTGTGAAGGTGCCGGGTCATTTTGAACGACAAGTTGATGTCACTCACCTGATGCAAACGTATAAGGGAAATGCGGCAGGGCTTTGGACATATATTTTCTACGCGCAAACCATGGGTGGTGACGTGAACGGAGATCATGTAATCGACATCATGGATGCTATTGCTATTCAACATGCATGGGGAACGTCGGAACGCAGCGCTGATATTAACTATGACGGCACTGTAAACGCAGTGGATATGCAATTTGTTATCAATCATTATTTAGCTGTAAATACGTACGTACCGGGGCACACAAATCCGGTGGACACATACGAAGGAAAAACGCTGGATGATGTGTTACGAGCATTGGGAATGCAGAATTAGATATAGAAGCAGTGGGTGAGCACCTGGTTGTGCACATGATGGCCGGGTGCTTGCAAAACCAGAAGGGGAAGGGATGCAGATGAATAAACGAAAAGGACTTCCATATAAAGTCTTGACTATGGCTACATTGACTACCATGTTGTTTACGACACCAGGATTTGCGGAAGAAGCGCCGAGCGTAGAGCAAATCGTGAAGCAGGGACAACGTATTTTTTTAGATGAGCAAAGAGAGGCAGCTGAAGGTGCGGCAGATGAACTTGGCTACCAAGAGCTAGCAAAGGATGGATTGACAAAGCCGTACCAGCCAAATGAAAAGGTGCGCATTATCGTCGAGGTAGAGCAACCGACCGCTGTGACAAAAACTGTCGCAAGTAAAAAGGGACAAATGAAACAAGTACAAGATGAGGTTATTGCGAAAATCGGCAAAACAAAAGCGGCGGTCAAAGTTAAGCACCGTTTTTATGAAGGGTTTAATGGTTTTAGCATGGAGACAGAATTCCGTAACATCAAAGACATCAAGGTTGCCCCGGGCGTAAAGCAAGTTCATATCGCAAGAGTATTCCAACCATCTATGGGCGCAAGTAAGGAACTGGTGCAAGCTCAACAAGTATGGGAGCGTCATGGCTATGAAGGAGAAGGACTGCTTGTGGCCGTCATCGATTCCGGTATCGACTATACGCATCAGGATATGACATTAACATCGGGAGGTAAGGACAAACAAAAGTGGAGGCAGGAAAATATCGATAGAAAACTTGCCGAAACCGACATACAGGATACATGGTTCAGTGATAAAGTGCCAACAGGATATGATTGGGCAGACAATGACGCCGATGTAATCCCGCGCGGAACATCTAGCAATCCGCATGGTATGCATGTGGCAGGAACTGTAGGGGCGAACGGCGATGAAGTCAATGACGGTGTAAAAGGTATAGCACCTGGCGTGCAGCTACTGGCGGAAAAAGTATTTTCTGATAAGGGCGGTGGTGCTTACGAAGACGATATCATTGCTGGTATTGAGCATGCGGTTACGATGGGCGCTGATGTCATTAATATGAGTCTAGGAACAGACGCGGGCTTTGTAGGAGAAGCGTATGATCCTACACAAAAAGTAATTCGTGAAGCGACCGAGAGAGGTGCACTTGTTGTCGTGGCTGGCGGGAACTCCGCTTATAGCACCAAAAACAACATCATGCCTGCTTCCGCACAGCCATATGCAGAAAATCCAGACATTAGTACAGTCGGAGAACCTGGTGTAGGACCATACGCTTTGTCGGTCGCATCCTATGAAAATACGAAAATGCACATGAATACCCTGCAAGAGGAAAACGGCTTGCAGTTGCCGTATCAAGATCAAACACAATACAACTTTAAGCTTTCTAGCGCGTTGTCATTGGGTGAGAGCTATGAAATGGTATATGTTGGAGAAGGAAGAACGGCGGATTTTGTGGGAAAGGATGTAGCTGG belongs to Ectobacillus sp. JY-23 and includes:
- a CDS encoding S8 family serine peptidase is translated as MEGKWLKVLSTSFLATSLLLPNTVSTFAIEKHTTIKDVENYVAYITDAERERIQQAQINEQDGLHISPSIDTTSDKLIDVIVQFREDPAQVAVEKAAAKGKKLDAKVARDKADKAHHIFRQQLGAKLKKKAGIQVQREFRHAFNGVSMQIPANQAQELIAIDGVKAVWSNTEVHIDPPVQTDGQATSSSPAADSVEHIGAKQLHEKGVTGKGVKVGVLDTGIDYNHPDLKDVYRGGYDFINNDADPMETTYEDWKASGQPEKHPTTGSMYYTAHGTHVAGTIAGQAKNAADVAVEGVAPGVDLYAYKVLGPYGSGATGGIIAAIDRAVADGMDVINLSLGSDHNDPLDPIAIAINNASLAGTVAVIANGNNGANGLYTIGTPATSAFAISVGASDYPITVSSTEGTLAAAGGSTVFSELRLLSRNYTDNIADLVGQSLPIIAAGKGKDADYNGKDVTGKIVLIERGDIGIDQKIKTAKAKGAKAAFIYNNNPQEGHLPYYFGESMSFLPAFSMTNEQGLAMLAKLGQGATFTFQKLGEVQSQGDRLAPFSSRGPVRSNYDIKPEVTAPGVAVYSSVPAYMNGPAYQNDYKYAYARNSGTSMAAPHVAGAAALLLQKHPNYKPKDVKTALMSTADEMNGVYNVFEVGAGRIDVYEAAHAKTDIEVIDKTETIRDGETVVVQEKTGSLSFGAQIASPKGNRDERLISIANRSSKTKAFDIKVEYQKGAAGLKDGAKNGVALQVPKTFSIPSNNSKAIRAELFIPAEAEMGMYGGYVYLTNKQDPNEVYQIPFGFKKMKEGVENVTAHFKSFTTRRDMNTGYMGYTPITFSLSSPMKAVDIVLKNADTGEAMGIIEAGTGSFNEDIEYGMEFGFVGLYFPFTGNPKQPVGYSKVLAPPGRYEVEIVATNQQGKTFKKSDSFFIENTIPDIKMKQPGGIYEVDEKGLQVDGSVFDSHIEMMNKYGFNFNQSKNMVNVLNSGARPLALPLDENGNFTFQTTLNAGQDSKRTTLQVLDYSVNGIQDHPDFTYTLVKKGIPYAKITPNKHDAKYGDAVTLTLSMENIKDVLGGDFTLMYPKDTFDLQDVKLHDAFVQTAQANNMQTQLIREDAGVSGGNALVRVGALLQGTPSQSLPEDLPIVDVTLKVKDHPQSYIKWISNIQFKSAKASVWNQSIVDVKGFAQGINIIPTVSQLEGGFLPDGFMKNAWLDYGRDHSKIGAQVYAIGPDGTRYDAEVNSGARYFFKNLPLTNEAFKVIVKVPGHFERQVDVTHLMQTYKGNAAGLWTYIFYAQTMGGDVNGDHVIDIMDAIAIQHAWGTSERSADINYDGTVNAVDMQFVINHYLAVNTYVPGHTNPVDTYEGKTLDDVLRALGMQN